GAACCTCTCCGCGTATCCGCCGAGCACGGTCGCTCCGAGAGCTACCTGCGCGAAGAGATTCTCAAACGCATTGGCACGGTCCCCGAGGTGGAAGAGGCGACCGGACCCAAGACCTCCGCCGACCCGCTTTGCGTGTGCTTCATCGGTCGTCCGAACGTCGGTAAATCCTCCCTCAGCAATCGTCTGCTTCGCAGCGACCGCCTGATCGTGAGCGATGTCCCGGGCACCACGCGTGACGCCATCTCGCTTCCCTTCGAATTCAAGGGCCGCAACGGCAAGATGTATCCGTTCCGCCTGATCGATACCGCCGGTATCAAAACCCAGACGAAGCTCGCTTCGCCCGTCGAATATTTCTCCCGCCTTCGCTCGCTCGACGCGATCAAGGAAACCGATGTCGTTTTCCTCGTGCTCGACGCCATCGACGGCGTCACCCAGCAGGACAAGGCGATCGCCGGTGAGGCCGTCAAGGAGCGCAAGCCCATCGTTATCGTCGTTAATAAATGGGACGTTGTTCGCGATGCGTTCAAGAAAGGCGAAGACCCGAACTGTGCGCCCGAGGCCGCGATTCACGGTTTCGACAGCGAGCGCGACTACCGCAAAAAATACGAACGCTCCATCTTCGACAGCCTGTTCTTCACGCCGGGCGCTCCGGTGATTTTTGCATCCGCCATGTCGGGCTACGAGGTGGACCGCATGCTCAATGCCGCGGTGCAGCTGAACCGTATCCTCGATACGAAGATGCCCACGGCGAAGTTGAACAAGACGATCAACTATCTCACCGAACGCACGCCTCCGCCCGCCATCGGTGGCAAACGTTTCCGCGCTTACTACGCGTTGCAGACCGGCAACCGCCCGTTCCGCATCAAGATTTTCTGCAACCGCGAAGAAAAGCTCACCGAACAGTATCGCCGCTACCTCGAGGCCGGCCTCGTCGATGCGTTCGAATTGAACGGCTGTCCGATCTACTTCGAGCTCGTCGGCAAGGAAAAGCACGAGCCTGGCACTGCGTATTCGGGCAAGGCCAAGAAAGCCGGCCTGATCTTTAAGGAAGAGCATCCCGAGGCGCACGTTCCCAAGTGGAAAGAAGGCGAAGATGCCGCCGCGGCCGACGACTTTAAGCATGAAACACTCGAAGACTGATTTCCGTGGCGGCGAAGCCGTCGTGTTGTCCACCAAGGCGATTTCCCTGGCGGTTACCACCGACGTCGGGC
This portion of the Rariglobus hedericola genome encodes:
- the der gene encoding ribosome biogenesis GTPase Der, whose product is MNRTVVIVGRPNVGKSRLFNRLARKRISIVHDQPGVTRDVISADIEDGGYTLLDTGGLGFKGDDGNLSLAALTRASETQVDFAIETAQLILFVIDGLEGLTALDMTIARMLRKSKKDVLLVVNKADFDDDKVDLAEAYRLGLGEPLRVSAEHGRSESYLREEILKRIGTVPEVEEATGPKTSADPLCVCFIGRPNVGKSSLSNRLLRSDRLIVSDVPGTTRDAISLPFEFKGRNGKMYPFRLIDTAGIKTQTKLASPVEYFSRLRSLDAIKETDVVFLVLDAIDGVTQQDKAIAGEAVKERKPIVIVVNKWDVVRDAFKKGEDPNCAPEAAIHGFDSERDYRKKYERSIFDSLFFTPGAPVIFASAMSGYEVDRMLNAAVQLNRILDTKMPTAKLNKTINYLTERTPPPAIGGKRFRAYYALQTGNRPFRIKIFCNREEKLTEQYRRYLEAGLVDAFELNGCPIYFELVGKEKHEPGTAYSGKAKKAGLIFKEEHPEAHVPKWKEGEDAAAADDFKHETLED